The segment GGGTCTTTAAACTGCCGTGCTTAATAATTAATTGTGGTTTTTCTCTCTGTAGTAACACTCTGTGTAGACATAGCAATGCACAGGAAGCTTGGAGGAAGCACTGCTTGTGCTGCTTGTTGGCTGATGCTCATTTGTCTTGTTGTACTCATGCTCTTGTcgtttgtgtcttttgtttctttcttttcgtTTTGGGTCGTTGTGTCCTAACGTGCTCGGCTTCTCTGTCCTCCTTAGCCATTCACTGTCTGACTGCAGAAGTCTTTTTTCAGCCATTTAAACCCTGCACTTTGAAATTCCCTGGCAAAGACAACCAGGTATGCATCCTCCTCTACTCTTCCTGCATTGTGTCTCTGCACATTGTGCTGCAGCCAAGGTTGTGTCGCTGCCTCACCGCTAGGTTGTTCATCATCAGTTTAATTTAAGTACCTGTTGTTATGATCAGGTGGAGGAAGGCTTCATTTGAGTTAGATCATTGTTCATATAATAAACTGTTAACTAACAGCACAGTTGAGAAGAACTCTTTAGCATCTCGCAGCTTTTCATTCTGATTGCTGTGCAGGTCATTGTGATGTCTGGCCATGAGACCATACGTGTACTAGAGGTTGAGGTGGATGCGGATGGAAaaagggaaggaggaagagctgaCGAAGGCGTGGCTCTGAAAACGGAGCAACCTGACGGCGGCAGCATACAGCTGGGCCCGGCGGTCCTCCCGAGCTCTGTGGGTGCAGGTAAATCATACCAGGTGACGATGTATAGCACACCACGTGTTactcacacatactgtacatagcTCTGTTGTAGTGAAATGTTAATGGCAGCTGCCTGAACCTGAAATGTCAGTAAGAGCCAACCCTGTGCTGTGCTCCTGCAGTGCTGggagagcagcaggtggtgtcTGTAGAAGCTCCGGCCCCCGCCGTCCAAACGCTGACTCCCGCTGTTCCCATCAGTGTGTCGCTGCCCCAGCCACAGGCCGCCATGCCCATCACAGTGCAAGGCTGTCCGCAGGTATGACTGAGAAACGACACACTCATTAGACATTaacaggactgaggaggagctgtgTGAGAAAGATATCTGTTTGGCTTTGTTTCTTGTTGCCACTTAGAGGCGATTTTAGGTGATTGACAGGACTAACAGCCTGAGGCAGTTCCCCCGGTGTGTGCTGTGAATGTGAACAAATGAGAAAGTTGATCCCAAACACCTGAATAAATATCCTGAGGCTGtagaacaacaacagcaacagcacgGTGCAAACATATTACTGTTAAGTTCTGAAAGTAGAGCCTGTAAAAGTCCAGACACTCCTCCTACAGTCACTACGTGTTGATTTAAACCTGTCTTCTTCACCAGGTGCTGACCCAGGAGAGTCTGGCCACACTGATGACTGGTATGATGGCCCAGACCGGGTCGCTGGGCCAGCCGCTGCTTATCCCTCTCAGCATGGCGGGCTCCCTGGGCGGTCAGGGCGGCCTGGCAGTACTCACTCTTCCAACCACCAATGTAGCCACTCTCCCTGGGCTTGCAGCGGCTAACCCGGCAGGAAACCTCCTCAAGCTGCCCTTTGCTGGCCTTCAAGGTAAAAGTCTGACTCCTCTGCCTGATTGCTAATCCAGCCTGAGCTGTCCTTCCAACTCCTGACATGATGAGCTCGGTTTCAGTTGTCTCTGTCTGAAGTACGTGTGTTCTCACTCAGCTGCCACAGTCCTGAACTCTGTCCAGCCTCAGCTCCAGACAAATGCACAGACCATGTTCCAGCACCAGGCGGCCTCCTTACAGCCAGTGCAGGCTGCTGTGCAGCAGGTGATGCCTCAGCAGACGCAGGTCACCAATGCacaggtgactgctgctcagGTAGCGGCGGCCCAGGCGACGGCTGCTTCCACCTCCGTCTCTCAGTCCAACATATCTGTGGCAGCGCTGCAGACCGCGGGACTGTCCCTCAACCCTGCTATCGTAAGAAGGCCACTTCCTGTGTTTCCATCTGTTCCTCcggtttttattttcttatccTTTCTTATGAACTCTACTTTTCAGATCAACGCCGCTTCACTGGGGGCTCACCCACAGTTTCTCAGTTCACTTACGTCCACCCCCATCATCAGCAGTGCCATGTCCAGCATGGCTGGCATCaccagccagatcatcacaaaCGCACAGGGACAGGTGGGTGGCCCCCCTCAGGAGTACTGGTACTAGTGAAGCCTGCTCCTCACGCCTGATTGGTAAAATGGCCATTACAGACTTTGAGGAAAGTCGTTTGCACGTTCATTTCAAGGACGAAATGTCTTCATGCATCTTCTGTTTTGTGTAAAACTGGCTCCTGCGTCTTGTTGACATCAGTCAGGAGTGCAGTATGAAGGCAGTGGAGCATGAGGCAGCTTCTGTGAGAAGTGATTGTCTTCTCAATAATCAGTCTCAGCTTTACCGCAGCCTGTTCGATGTATTTATCTCCTAtgacctgatgtgtgtgtttgtcctgctgACAGGTCATAGGGACCCTCCCACTGTTGGTGAACCCGGCCTCtctggcaggaggaggagctgcgaCTCCCACCCTCCCCCTTCAGGGTCTCCAGGTCCAGACCCTTACCCCACAGCTGCTTCTCAACACACAGGGCCAGATCATAGCGACTGTCGGGAACGGGCCCACTGCAGTAGCAACATCTGCTGCAGTTCTGCCTAAAGCCGCCGCCCCTCCGACTCTGGCCAAACCGTGCTCACAGGTAGGCAGAGAAACAGCCATGCTAACGCTATACTGTACCACAACAGACATGTAAGGGTCCTGTTCGCTGTCTGTTTCCCTCCCAGGCTTCAGTGACAGCTGTCACTCAGTCACCGGTTGTCATTGCCCCGCAGCCATCTGTACTGAAGGCCGCCACCACGCTCTCCTCCTCAGTCCCCATCACCTGTGGAGACATAGCAAAAGTGGGCCAGCTTGTCAGCAGTATGTACACCTGCTCTCCTCTGTAGGCATAGAGCTGTTTTAAGTACACTGGGTTGTTATTTTTAACCAGATTCTTCACATTTGTAGAACCCCAGCAGGCAGTCAACAGCGAGGAAGGCATTAATCTGGAGGAAATCCGAGAGTTTGCCAAGAATTTCAAGATCCGTCGGCTGTCCTTGGGGCTTACTCAGACACAAGTGGGTCAGGCTCTTACTGCGACAGAGGGTCCAGCCTACAGCCAGTCCGCCATTTGCAGGTAAATTACCCTGCTCTTCCATATGGAGGCTTTTTTTCAGTGATgtggtgtaaaaatacagatTTAGTGTACTTTAGACAGCAGAGATGGATCGATGACGGGGTGTTCACGGTGCATTTGGCAGACCTTTTTCACTGCAGACATTGTTGGCTCAtcacagcagaggaagcagaggtaGAATATCAATGATGGCTGTTTCATCAAGCAAGAGCCAGCGCCCTCTAGGAGGATTCATACATGCTGTATGTATGGCTCACCCTAAACTCACCCCAAACTGTTGCTGTGACGCTGCTCTGGTCCCCAGAGAGGATCATGTCCTAAAGAAGTCCTGTAGTATTAGTTTTGTAGGAACATTTTGTTTAAACGTCGTTGATTTCTTCAAATAACAGTTTAATAAGCAGGATCAGGCCCAGTGTTCCAGTTATTACGGTGTCCTGATCCTGGCTTTAAATCATTTGAAGAAGTAAGTAGGTTGGTGTTGCCCTTCAAACCTGGTCATTTTGAGTTCATTCAGATGGAATCATTAACTTTCTCTATCATGAACTAAAGCAGTGGGTGGTCTCAAATATTTGCTGTCAtgccaaaataataaaaactatattaactgaaaaaaacactgacatgtttcaggcagtttataatgcgtTGGTTCCTGCAGTGatttgtaggctacagcagctgactTCCAAAGTGTGCGGCGTCTCTGTAACTTGCAGTGCATATTATCCTATATGCGCTGTTTTGCCGCGGTTCTGCAGACACTCTGGAGGCGGGATCATGCAAGCTATCTTGGCCAGTTTAGCACACTCGGGGTAGATTTAGCTGAAATCTAATGAGGGATTTGCTGTTGCCTCTGGTCAGGGAGAAGCGATGGCATCTTGTTGCGCACTTGTGGCGTCTGAGCGGGGCTGCAGCTGACCTGTCGTCAATTTGTTTGATTCAAAATTCAAATTGTACTCGTAGGGACTATTTTCACCGGACATTCTGACGGGGCAAAAAAATACCTGCAGATTTAAGTAAACCCAGGTCAGTACTTGAGTATACCAGGATAAAATGTGGAGGGTGTTTGATGGTGTCAAAATTTGCATACTGCCCAACCCTACTGTAGGTCCCCCTGCCTCCCCCTGGCACCTCACCTCGCGCCCCACTATTTGAGAAGTACTGAACTAAAGCTACAGAGCATTTAGTCATGGAAGTCCACTTTCTGTTTTCCGGTTCTGTTTGCAGGTTTGAGAAGCTGGATATAACCCCCAAGAGTGCCCAGAAACTGAAGCCGGTGCTGGAGAAGTGGCTGGCTGAAGCCGAGCACTGGAACCAGAAAGGCCAGCAGAACCTGATGGAGTTTGTCGGCGGCGAACCTTCCAAAAAACGAAAGCGGCGTACTAGTTTCACGCCGCAGGCAATAGAAGTCCTCAACTCCTACTTTGAGAAGAATGCGCTGCCAACGGGTCAGGAGATTACCGAGATTGCAAGAGAGCTGAACTATGATCGGGAGGTTGTGCGAGTATGGTTCTGCAACCGGCGACAGACACTGAAAAACACGAGCAAGATCAACGTCTTCCAGGTTTAGTGGTGACCTCATTCTATCCTTGTGGGAATgaatgcagcagcacagacgtGGATTGTGTTGTA is part of the Parambassis ranga chromosome 7, fParRan2.1, whole genome shotgun sequence genome and harbors:
- the pou6f1 gene encoding POU domain, class 6, transcription factor 1 isoform X1, producing MVPGPAMTEIAMNRNQAASLEWDKSLCVCLFTQNASRTVTGTVVEQPAMTSQDPPAKDAPLTVNEQVIVMSGHETIRVLEVEVDADGKREGGRADEGVALKTEQPDGGSIQLGPAVLPSSVGAVLGEQQVVSVEAPAPAVQTLTPAVPISVSLPQPQAAMPITVQGCPQVLTQESLATLMTGMMAQTGSLGQPLLIPLSMAGSLGGQGGLAVLTLPTTNVATLPGLAAANPAGNLLKLPFAGLQAATVLNSVQPQLQTNAQTMFQHQAASLQPVQAAVQQVMPQQTQVTNAQVTAAQVAAAQATAASTSVSQSNISVAALQTAGLSLNPAIINAASLGAHPQFLSSLTSTPIISSAMSSMAGITSQIITNAQGQVIGTLPLLVNPASLAGGGAATPTLPLQGLQVQTLTPQLLLNTQGQIIATVGNGPTAVATSAAVLPKAAAPPTLAKPCSQASVTAVTQSPVVIAPQPSVLKAATTLSSSVPITCGDIAKVGQLVSKPQQAVNSEEGINLEEIREFAKNFKIRRLSLGLTQTQVGQALTATEGPAYSQSAICRFEKLDITPKSAQKLKPVLEKWLAEAEHWNQKGQQNLMEFVGGEPSKKRKRRTSFTPQAIEVLNSYFEKNALPTGQEITEIARELNYDREVVRVWFCNRRQTLKNTSKINVFQV
- the pou6f1 gene encoding POU domain, class 6, transcription factor 1 isoform X2; the protein is MTSQDPPAKDAPLTVNEQVIVMSGHETIRVLEVEVDADGKREGGRADEGVALKTEQPDGGSIQLGPAVLPSSVGAVLGEQQVVSVEAPAPAVQTLTPAVPISVSLPQPQAAMPITVQGCPQVLTQESLATLMTGMMAQTGSLGQPLLIPLSMAGSLGGQGGLAVLTLPTTNVATLPGLAAANPAGNLLKLPFAGLQAATVLNSVQPQLQTNAQTMFQHQAASLQPVQAAVQQVMPQQTQVTNAQVTAAQVAAAQATAASTSVSQSNISVAALQTAGLSLNPAIINAASLGAHPQFLSSLTSTPIISSAMSSMAGITSQIITNAQGQVIGTLPLLVNPASLAGGGAATPTLPLQGLQVQTLTPQLLLNTQGQIIATVGNGPTAVATSAAVLPKAAAPPTLAKPCSQASVTAVTQSPVVIAPQPSVLKAATTLSSSVPITCGDIAKVGQLVSKPQQAVNSEEGINLEEIREFAKNFKIRRLSLGLTQTQVGQALTATEGPAYSQSAICRFEKLDITPKSAQKLKPVLEKWLAEAEHWNQKGQQNLMEFVGGEPSKKRKRRTSFTPQAIEVLNSYFEKNALPTGQEITEIARELNYDREVVRVWFCNRRQTLKNTSKINVFQV